From Paenibacillus physcomitrellae, the proteins below share one genomic window:
- a CDS encoding carbohydrate ABC transporter permease, whose product MGIERFERAGWGSRVFDAINLLFLLLLMLTMIIPFLNVISLSLSSGVASMQPDIILLPKDFSFEGYKIIWTSLDIWRPFVNSVTVTVTGTLLHVLLSSLAGYVLVHPYVPGKKLMITFILITMMIPQEAVLIPLYVVNKDLHLINTLSVLVLSGLVSGFSILLMRNFFLSIPYEIAESAKIDGAGEFWVFGAIYMRLATAGLATVTLFEFVRRWNMFTEPLVFINDSMKYTLQLALKSMIVDTSATSSTYMVTTNVKMAGIIIAILPLIAIYPFVQRFFMKGILLGASKE is encoded by the coding sequence ATGGGCATAGAACGATTTGAACGGGCAGGCTGGGGAAGCCGGGTATTTGATGCGATTAATCTGCTTTTTCTGCTGCTGTTGATGTTAACCATGATCATCCCTTTCCTGAACGTAATTTCCTTATCTTTGTCGTCAGGGGTGGCCTCCATGCAGCCCGACATTATTTTGCTGCCCAAGGACTTCAGCTTTGAGGGGTATAAAATCATCTGGACAAGTCTGGACATCTGGCGGCCGTTTGTGAACAGCGTAACCGTAACGGTAACGGGGACGCTGCTGCATGTACTGTTGTCCTCGCTGGCTGGATATGTATTGGTGCACCCTTATGTCCCGGGGAAAAAGCTGATGATCACCTTTATCCTGATTACGATGATGATCCCGCAGGAAGCGGTGCTTATTCCTTTATATGTCGTCAATAAGGACCTGCATTTGATCAACACGCTCAGCGTGCTGGTTTTGTCGGGCCTGGTGTCCGGCTTCTCCATCCTTCTGATGCGGAATTTCTTTCTCAGCATTCCGTATGAAATCGCCGAGTCGGCGAAGATTGATGGTGCCGGGGAATTTTGGGTATTTGGCGCCATCTATATGAGGCTGGCCACGGCTGGCTTGGCTACGGTTACACTGTTTGAGTTTGTAAGACGCTGGAACATGTTTACGGAACCGCTGGTTTTTATTAATGACAGCATGAAATATACACTGCAGCTCGCGCTGAAGTCGATGATCGTGGATACAAGCGCAACATCAAGCACTTATATGGTGACGACCAATGTGAAGATGGCCGGCATCATCATCGCTATTTTGCCTCTGATTGCCATCTATCCTTTTGTGCAAAGGTTTTTCATGAAAGGAATTTTGCTTGGGGCAAGTAAGGAATAG
- a CDS encoding ABC transporter permease subunit, which translates to MLKTWCKYGALYLMMVPVICYFLVYGYYPLARGLQISFQDYRLIGNRPYIGFDNYGTVWHDPNFWKSLTNTLVIGGGSLVCGFLAPLIIALSLNEVLKSWFKKTAQMILYVPHLLSWVVVGGMWIYLLSPDTGLVNLLLQRTLDIPPVHYLAESGWARVVMILVATWKDMGYNCILFLAGIVAINPSLYEAARLDGATRWQQVRYVTLPQIQSTMKVVLLLNTLGVLRIFDQVFVLRNNSTAPDVDVLMYYTYQKGILDFHVGVAAAASMLVLIFTLLLTLIVRKLTRFDEV; encoded by the coding sequence ATGCTGAAAACTTGGTGTAAATACGGAGCGCTTTATTTGATGATGGTCCCTGTCATTTGCTACTTTCTGGTCTACGGCTATTATCCGCTGGCCAGGGGGCTGCAAATTAGCTTTCAGGACTATCGTCTGATCGGAAATCGGCCGTACATTGGTTTCGATAATTACGGGACGGTATGGCATGATCCAAACTTTTGGAAATCGTTGACTAATACTCTTGTCATAGGCGGAGGATCGCTCGTTTGCGGCTTTCTGGCTCCGCTGATCATTGCCTTATCCTTAAATGAAGTGCTTAAGTCGTGGTTTAAGAAAACGGCGCAAATGATCTTATACGTCCCCCATTTATTATCCTGGGTAGTCGTCGGCGGCATGTGGATCTATCTGCTTTCACCGGACACTGGCTTGGTCAACCTTCTGCTGCAGCGGACCCTGGACATCCCGCCCGTGCATTATCTGGCCGAATCCGGCTGGGCAAGAGTGGTGATGATTCTGGTAGCGACCTGGAAGGACATGGGGTATAACTGTATTTTATTTCTGGCTGGAATTGTGGCCATCAATCCCTCTTTATATGAAGCGGCCAGACTGGACGGTGCCACCAGATGGCAGCAGGTCCGTTATGTCACTTTACCTCAGATTCAAAGCACGATGAAAGTAGTTCTGCTGCTCAATACGCTTGGCGTGCTCCGCATTTTCGATCAGGTGTTTGTCCTGCGGAACAATTCGACGGCTCCGGATGTCGACGTGCTCATGTATTACACATACCAGAAGGGCATTCTTGACTTTCATGTCGGAGTGGCTGCGGCAGCCAGTATGCTGGTTTTGATCTTTACGTTGCTTCTGACTCTGATCGTAAGAAAACTAACCAGATTTGACGAGGTGTAG